A region from the Lepidochelys kempii isolate rLepKem1 chromosome 16, rLepKem1.hap2, whole genome shotgun sequence genome encodes:
- the RNF208 gene encoding RING finger protein 208 has product MLPACSSLMQAPLAEPRAADSNVKTILMSCLKGQQVIIKMEAMKIIHPEKFSELQASQPRYTSAPRREPPLVAKRAWPSESEIIVNQACGDIPALDSNPGSLGLPRTPPLPRRERIYQGQRKGSSEVCYHRQPPSDEVIVNQYVLHPSTPCEPLECPTCGHMYNFTNKRPRILSCLHSVCEECLQILYESCPKYKFISCPTCKRETVLFTDYGLAALAVNTSILNRLPAEALAANPVQWSSDADRSCYQTFRQYCGAACTCHIRNPLSSCTIM; this is encoded by the coding sequence atgctgccgGCGTGTTCTAGCCTCATGCAGGCTCCCCTTGCAGAGCCCAGAGCAGCGGACAGCAATGTGAAAACCATCCTCATGTCGTGTCTCAAAGGGCAACAAGTCATCATCAAAATGGAGGCGATGAAGATCATCCACCCAGAGAAGTTCTCGGAACTCCAGGCCTCCCAGCCGCGCTACACCTCAGCGCCCCGCCGGGAGCCCCCCCTCGTGGCCAAGCGCGCCTGGCCATCAGAGTCCGAGATCATTGTCAATCAGGCTTGCGGGGACATCCCTGCCCTGGACAGTAATCCTGGCTCTCTGGGGCTGCCCCGGACTCCGCCCCTGCCGCGGCGAGAGCGAATATACCAAGGGCAGCGCAAGGGCAGCTCAGAGGTCTGTTACCACCGCCAGCCGCCCTCAGACGAGGTGATCGTTAACCAGTACGTTCTGCACCCCTCCACACCGTGCGAGCCCCTCGAGTGCCCCACCTGCGGCCACATGTACAACTTCACCAACAAGCGGCCCCGCATCCTCTCCTGCCTGCACTCGGTGTGCGAGGAGTGCCTGCAGATCCTCTATGAGTCCTGCCCCAAGTACAAGTTCATCTCCTGCCCCACCTGCAAGCGGGAAACCGTGCTCTTCACCGACTACGGGCTGGCCGCGCTGGCAGTGAACACCAGTATCCTGAACAGACTGCCGGCTGAGGCCCTGGCTGCCAACCCCGTGCAGTGGAGCAGCGACGCCGACCGCAGCTGCTACCAGACCTTCCGCCAGTACTGCGGCGCTGCCTGTACCTGCCACATCCGAAATCCACTGTCTTCCTGCACCATCATGTAA